Part of the Drosophila pseudoobscura strain MV-25-SWS-2005 chromosome 2, UCI_Dpse_MV25, whole genome shotgun sequence genome, CTGTGGGTAAGAAGGAGCTgtagcaccagctccagctggaggagctgcccCAGGGTGCACAATCACTGGAGGAGCTCCTGGTGCGTAGCCAGGATATGCCCCAGGCTGCGAATAGCCGGGGAATTGGGGTAAATAAACTCCAGGATAGGCGTAGCTGGGATACCCTGCGGGATAGGCCCCTGGAGCGGCCGGCTGCGGAAAAGAACCTACTCCTGGCTGTGGATAGGACGGCACTCCTGGCTGTGGGTATGAGCCTACTCCTGGCTGTGGATATGAGCCTGCTCTTGGCTGTGTATAGTACGGACCTGGAGCGGCGGCACCCCCTGACTGATGGGCTGCATTTCCAGTAGGAAAATGAACGGGAGGCTGAGGAGGACCTGTGGTCGGGTACCCAGGAGGTGGATAAATTCCTGGCGGAAGCTCTTGACCAGGGTGAGCAGCTGGCAAAGGCGGAGACTGCGATCCAACATAGCCGATCAAATTGGAGCCTCCTACTCTCGAAGAGGTTCCGCCTTGCTCGTGACCATGTGGATCATCGATGCCGGGGCCGCCATAGGTTGTTCCCGGCTGAACGCTATCGGGATACAGATGCGAGTTGAGATTCGCCCGCTGGTGGTGGCGACTGCTGCGGATGCCTCCAGTCAGCGTGGAAGCCAGGTTGAAGTtggtctcctcctcctcgcggCTCTCGTCGCGACTGAACTGCGAGGCTTGACTGCCGACAGTCAGGATCAGGGCCACAGTCAGGGCAGCGAATGCGATTCCACTCCTCCAGGCCATAATGTCACGGCAAGACTAAGCCGCCAAAGCTCTTGACGCGTGTTTTTGAAGCGCAAAAAGAAGACCAAATGCGCGCTCAGCCGAGTTCGTGTTTGGGGTTATCAATGGGCTTGGGGGGCTCAATGGCCTGATAAGAGTGCTCATCATTGAGTGTTTTTTAAAGCTGGATGAGAGGAGTAGAATGAAAGATTCTTGGAAACGATTGAGGGTCTAAACATTGCTTGTGAAATCCCCAAATCGAGTCTTTCAAAGCGTAGATCTTTAAACGAAAGAAGACCTACATATGTTAATTTGCAATCGATTGAGCCACACATTAATGGGGATATTCCCAAACATTTGTGATATTCCATCACAGCATAGATCACAAACTGATCGGATCGTCTTTATACAAAGGGAGAGCTTTCTCAGACGACCTTGTTTACTGCTTAGACACCCAGAGGAATCAGCATTgctatatgtacgagtacatacTCGGAGATCGTCCAAGGTTCTTTTACTCCACTCAGGCTGCTTATCGCCCTCTGGCGCAGTCTATAAAAGATCGCGGAGAAGCCAGAGAAGATCGCAAATTGTACTGCGCATTCAAAGATGCAGCTGGACGCGAGACTGTCTCTATCTATTGTCGTTCTACTCCTCGTGGGGCGAACCACAGCACGACCCACTTTCGACAAGATTGCCGGGGCTCTGATCGATGCGCTGGATGATCGGCCACAGTACTACCCACCACCCCCAAGAGCAGGACACGCCTACGGACCAGGTCCCCTCATCCACGAGGGCTACGATCAGGGCTACGACTACTACTACGGAGGAGGATATGGCTACGGCTACCAGCAGGGGCCTCCGctaccgccgccaccgccaccaggAGCTTATAGCTACTATCCGCCCCCCCAGCGAGTGGTTCCGTCTTCGGGCTACTATCCTCACAGGGCACAGGAGCCCTACGGCCATGCCCATGGGCACCAACCCAGAGATCAGGGCTACAGCCAGGGATATGGAAGGTCGATCGGATCAACTGGAACACCTGGATCCACTGGCGGCTACAAGCAGCGGGGTTACTAGCGTTCACCTGTAATATCACTTTCCCACCCGTCATCCCAATCATCTTTCCATCTCTCCATATGTTTATCAATgtgtaatttattaaattaaaattcgtGAATCTTCGTCAATAGTCAGAGGCTGAGTCTTTGTTCACGGGCTCCCGAACCTGTTTACAGATCACCGATCACCGATCGCACATCGCACAAAGACGATCTTGAGCCCCGTTGGAAGCCCTGCTGCTCTGAGAGTTGCATAATTACGCCtataaatattcaacaattgTAAATGTTCTACTGAAGAATCTCCCCCACCGATCCTCATCTCCGCACATCGATGTTCTCCGCGTGTATCTCCTGGCTGGGCGGACGGTGGATGTATCGCGAAGAGCTCGGGAAGATGACGTCGCGCTGCTGCGAATCCTCGATGGAATGCAGCGATGGCTTCGGCGATGGCCTGGCGGTGGGCAGTGGCACAGCCGTGGGCTGGAGCGGCCCGAGGGGCGGCCGATTGGTGCCTACGATGAGGGTGCTCTTTGTGGTCTGTGCCGGTGGTCGTGGCTGGAATGTAGGCCCTACCTCGGATGGTTTGGGTGTCGTTGGAGAAGTGACGATCGGTGGCGGTGGTGTGGGGGATTCTCCGCCATTGGGATTGTTCCAATTTGTGAAGGGGTCGCTGGGATCGGGTTgatagttgttgctgctgttgttatCCCAGCCCGGACCTGTTGGTGGGTTCATTCCTCCGCCTTCGCCTCCCCATCCAGGATTCAGTCCTCCGCCTTCACCTCCCCATTCAGGATTCATTCCTTCCCCTCCCCAGGCGGGTCTTTGCGGTGGTCCCATTCCTCCTCCGTCCCATCCTGGTCTTGGTGGTGGTCCCATTCCTCCTCCGCCCCATCCTGGTCTTGGTGGTGGTCCCATTCCTCCTCCGCCCCATCCTGGCCTTGGTGGTGGATTCATTGGTCCTGGACCACCTCCCCATTCACGTCTTGGTGGTGGACCTCGTCCTCCTCCGTTATTGAATCCTGGTTGATTGTGGTTGCCGCCTCCACCCCATTCCCAGCCTGGAGGCCAGCCAGGTGGGGCTGGCTGTCGATTGGGAGATTGTGGAGGGCCGCGTCCGCCCATGCCATGGCCGTGTCCACGATGATGCGGTCcacccatgcccatgcctGGCCATCCTCCGCCACCttgctgctgtcgttgttgttgtgggtaaaagttgttgttgttgttgaagatTCCGTTGAGGGCTCCGAACCCGGGAACCTGTGCTACCACGGTGAGTCCTCCGGCAGAGGCGACGGCACTGCCACCAGAGGTGAAGGCGAACTGAGCGCCGCACGTGCGGACCCAGAGCCAGGCGATACAGGTGATGGATACAATGGAAACCGAAGATCGCGTCATGATTGAGTAATGGAGCGATCCGACGATCGCCCAAGCACTACGACAGGCGGATTCTAACTGTGGGGGGGAATTTTTTCCGTCGTATGCGATAACCGTGGATGCTTGACCGATCACTGAAAACCTGTCTCTGTCCCACCACTGGCGGTGAGAGAAGAGAGCTACCACAGAGATCGCTCGCTCTCTAACGATCACCGTGGCAATAATCTtcataaacaaacaaaagccgaAAAAACATCCACTCAAGCGTCAAGTGCTTCGTCTTGCCTGCTGATGATCTCTGGATCTTTGTTATTGCTTTGGATGTGGAATGGGGatgtccgctgtccgctgtccgttgTCCGGTATGCCGATCTACCATTCGCTTGGCTTGGTCTTCCAGTGCGTGGCGCATGGTGCGTGCCCTGCATGCTGATCGTGACAATCCATCTCATATATATTCAGCATAATCCATTGAGTCGCGACTCTGACCAGTGCGCGCGCGGTCTGGCCCCAGATCTTCCAGAGATCCCGACTGTTTTTATGGGAATACGAGCTCGAAAAATAAACCATTTTAACCAGCTAGACCGCAATGTGTCACCATCTTCATCAGCATAATAGCTCCCAATCAGATCCCAACTCCGTTCCAAGGGTATAAATAGAGGAGCACTGCGTAGATCGGCGGCCAGAACTAGAAGCGATCCGTGATAGAAGAGCACAGAAAAATCCATCATGAGAATACGAGCTCCCTTGTTGATGATCCTCACGCTGCTGATCGCCAGCTGCCTGGACTGGGGCAGTGCCTTGTTCCTAAAGAGTTGGAAGAAGTACAAGGGATCCGGAGGAGTACAGAACTATGGAAACTACGGATATGGGAACTCTGGTTACGGGTACAACGGTTATGGGAACAGTGGGTATGGAAACTACGGATATGGGAAGTACGCTGGTGGCTATGGGTATGGCTATCCCTCGTACCAGTCGAACGGTTATAGAGGCGGAAGACGACCCAGCTCTGGGCAACGCCAAGGACGCACCTACTCGGAAATTGCCCGAGTCCTGAAGCCCGATGGTTACGTGGGTCTTGGCGGCAGCCGTTTCCTGCCCCGTACTCCATTCTCAGTCCTCTGGGGCTGAGATTAGTTAGGTTTTCGTTATTTAAGCACTATTATGTATCATCTCGAAATAAAAAGAGTGAAAGTTCCATCTACTAATTGGCTATGCCAATTAATTATAACTTCAACGTGTTATGTGCATCACTTGAGCGAGGCTGTGATTCGTTTATAGTAGTCTATAGAAATTTATGATCACTTGTTCGCACTCCAACACTAGACGCGTCCAGCGGCCAGTGTTCATCACAGGAACGTGACGGAAATGCGAATGAGAGATGTCGTGCCTCCGTTTCGGATGTTTGCAGCTGGATTGAGCCCCCTGCTGCTCACTCGGTTATTGGGATAGTTACAGTACATTCCCCTTGATGACACCTGAAGACCTTGAAAGCCAAGATCTGTCTGGTAATTCCATGGGACTTTACACACTCATTGGATTAACATTTATTCAGAACATTTGAATATGAAGATGGGATAGTGCATTCCTCTAGGGGAGGTATGCTAGTGGGGAGATCTTCCATCTAGAAAAATTAATTGGAGTGTTTCTAAAGACCTCGAAAGCTCAGACTTGTATTTGAATGCGGATCTGAGACACTATGGGGAATACGGGTACAAGTTTGGAAGGCACTTGAAACTGATCTCTCAGTTATTCTTATGGGAATAGGATAGGTATATTTCTATAAGACCCTTTAAACTGATCTCTCAATATTTCGTATAGTAGtcatcaaacaaaaaatctgCTGAGGAGGATTTCCTTCTGGAAATTCCATTAAATCTTACTCATTCATTGCAATGGACGTCGTTATAATGATTCTGCAATAGGAATGCATAATACATAGAGTAGAAGCCCCTTTCCCATCGACAAATTTCTGAGAACGCCTTATTAATCAAGAAATTTTCGTTAACCGAGTGACTTACACACATTTCCCAGGCCCCGAACTGAAAAATTTTTATGATCTTAATGACCCGAAACGGTGTGTAGTGGAGTGGAATCATCTGACTGGATCATCAGGGCATACAAGTGTGGTATATATAGCCTCCTATATGTACCCGCTTAAGTACCCATGATTCAGGCTAAGTAAGTGAATCAGTTTCTAGGACTTCCCCCTGCGCACTTGGTGCATTGAGGAAGCGATAAACAGAAACCAGATCTGAAAGATCTCGACCCAAAAGCTGACATTACAGGAAGGAAGAGTGGAAGAGTCGAAGCATGTTATGCCACGAGTATTTGCACCAGACATGGCAAATGTTTATGCAAGAATTTGCTAATACGACTCGGCGCACCTACTCgtacctatgtatgtacgtacgtcATTACCGTCAGAGTCGTCAGAGTTGTTAATTAGAATTTAAGTAGTGAGAGTCCCAATGCTGGGCTTGGGGTCTAGCCGTGCGAGTGCTCGCACAGGCAAATCATTCACCTGGCAATTAGAGTCAAGATCAGGTGCGGAGCATAGATGTGCTGACTCACTGGAACTACTCGTACTTCTCGTATCTATCGATCGGATAACGGGCCGCTTCGCTCAGTGTGAATGACTTGCTTGGGGCGGCGTGTCTGTAAATATTGAG contains:
- the Srg1 gene encoding protein SSXT, encoding MQLDARLSLSIVVLLLVGRTTARPTFDKIAGALIDALDDRPQYYPPPPRAGHAYGPGPLIHEGYDQGYDYYYGGGYGYGYQQGPPLPPPPPPGAYSYYPPPQRVVPSSGYYPHRAQEPYGHAHGHQPRDQGYSQGYGRSIGSTGTPGSTGGYKQRGY
- the LOC4800366 gene encoding basic salivary proline-rich protein 3; amino-acid sequence: MTRSSVSIVSITCIAWLWVRTCGAQFAFTSGGSAVASAGGLTVVAQVPGFGALNGIFNNNNNFYPQQQRQQQGGGGWPGMGMGGPHHRGHGHGMGGRGPPQSPNRQPAPPGWPPGWEWGGGGNHNQPGFNNGGGRGPPPRREWGGGPGPMNPPPRPGWGGGGMGPPPRPGWGGGGMGPPPRPGWDGGGMGPPQRPAWGGEGMNPEWGGEGGGLNPGWGGEGGGMNPPTGPGWDNNSSNNYQPDPSDPFTNWNNPNGGESPTPPPPIVTSPTTPKPSEVGPTFQPRPPAQTTKSTLIVGTNRPPLGPLQPTAVPLPTARPSPKPSLHSIEDSQQRDVIFPSSSRYIHRPPSQEIHAENIDVRR
- the Elal gene encoding calcium-binding protein P, whose product is MAWRSGIAFAALTVALILTVGSQASQFSRDESREEEETNFNLASTLTGGIRSSRHHQRANLNSHLYPDSVQPGTTYGGPGIDDPHGHEQGGTSSRVGGSNLIGYVGSQSPPLPAAHPGQELPPGIYPPPGYPTTGPPQPPVHFPTGNAAHQSGGAAAPGPYYTQPRAGSYPQPGVGSYPQPGVPSYPQPGVGSFPQPAAPGAYPAGYPSYAYPGVYLPQFPGYSQPGAYPGYAPGAPPVIVHPGAAPPAGAGATAPSYPQKSSRHHSRYPTHDAQDPEHWDHRFSMNTEYNEDGVHKGSFDVLNNHNAFGYGSGYGGGYNGAFNSPAF
- the LOC4800367 gene encoding keratin-associated protein 19-2 codes for the protein MRIRAPLLMILTLLIASCLDWGSALFLKSWKKYKGSGGVQNYGNYGYGNSGYGYNGYGNSGYGNYGYGKYAGGYGYGYPSYQSNGYRGGRRPSSGQRQGRTYSEIARVLKPDGYVGLGGSRFLPRTPFSVLWG